From Amphiura filiformis chromosome 20, Afil_fr2py, whole genome shotgun sequence, a single genomic window includes:
- the LOC140143054 gene encoding cation-dependent mannose-6-phosphate receptor-like, with amino-acid sequence MHGVLGECTVDSSKEEIYKKILEPLKGETIKGVKLTEDDQWKYTIKFCEPIEESAGVIQYGNWANNTDEKHTIGKIDNTHIKVGTNWMLLTYKDGDTYGSHCGQEHRHADIMLLCSSRLIGNTAVLEVNNEKETDCFYLFEIESSVACTSGSSNSSGDKSLRFACIIFITYFGKMFWGFY; translated from the exons ATGCATGGGGTACTTGGAGAATGTACTGTCGACAGTTCAAAGGAGGaaatatacaagaaaatattagaACCTCTAAAGGGTGAAAC AATTAAAGGTGTTAAACTAACAGAGGACGATCAGTGGAAGTATACCATCAAATTTTGTGAACCAATAGAAGAATCAGCGGGTGTAATACAGTATGGCAATTGGGCGAATAATACAGATGAGAAACATACTATTGGAAAGATAGACAATACACATATTAAAGTTGGCA CCAACTGGATGCTACTTACATATAAAGACGGAGATACATATGGCTCTCACTGTGGACAAGAACACCGACATGCCGATATAATGCTCTTATGCAGTAGTAGATTAATA GGCAATACAGCAGTCTTGGAAGTAAATAATGAGAAAGAGACAGATTGTTTTTATCTATTTGAAATCGAGTCATCGGTGGCATGTACTAGCGGTAGCAGTAATAGCAGTGGGGACAAGTCATTACGATTTGCCTGTATTATTTTTATCAC ATACTTTGGCAAGATGTTCTGGGGATTTTACTAG